A region of Panicum virgatum strain AP13 chromosome 8N, P.virgatum_v5, whole genome shotgun sequence DNA encodes the following proteins:
- the LOC120686308 gene encoding structure-specific endonuclease subunit slx1-like, giving the protein MSLTAAFRAAKIPRTLPPKCGEAASASVSGDPSAGAEKRKAPPPWCVYLIASSRMPRTYVGVTTDFPRRLRQHNGELKGGAKAASAGRPWNLACLVEGFANRSEACEFESKWKNISRKMARKRTEPSVESVLQHRQAALSRVETCMDCSHLQIKWRSS; this is encoded by the exons ATGAGCCTCACGGCGGCCTTCCGAGCCGCGAAGATCCCCCGCACGCTCCCTCCGAAATGCGGCgaggccgcctccgcctccgtgtCCGGGGATCCGTCGGCGGGGGCCGAGAAGAggaaggcgccgccgccgtggtgcgTGTACCTGATTGCCTCCTCCCGGATGCCCCGCACCTACGTCGGCGTCACCACCGACTTCCCCCGCCG TTTGCGACAACATAATGGTGAATTAAAAGGTGGTGCAAAAGCTGCCTCTGCTGGGAGGCCTTGGAATCTCGCATGCCTTGTTGAAGGCTTTGCGAACAGAAGTGAAG CTTGTGAGTTTGAATCGAAGTGGAAAAATATCTCCCGGAAAATGGCACGGAAAAGGACTGAGCCTAGTGTGGAGTCGGTGTTGCAACATCGACAGGCAGCATTGAGCAGAGTGGAAACCTGTATGGATTGTAGCCACCTACAAATCAAATGGCGCTCAAGTTGA